One Nematostella vectensis chromosome 10, jaNemVect1.1, whole genome shotgun sequence genomic window carries:
- the LOC5516447 gene encoding myosin-2 essential light chain: protein MAAQLTERQIAELTDVFSIYDTVGDGKVESAQLGEVMRAFDLNPTNVEVRKIIKEVDPEGTRRVSFDEFFPVYQSFKGKVARNKAKSDDFVDSLKVFDSDGSGFISAGELRHVLTSIGEKLSDEEADSLFQAVEYNQGQVNYEEFIKYVLST from the coding sequence ATGGCAGCTCAGCTCACAGAACGCCAAATCGCCGAGCTCACAGACGTGTTCTCGATCTACGACACTGTGGGGGATGGGAAGGTTGAGTCTGCTCAACTTGGCGAAGTCATGCGGGCGTTTGATCTCAACCCGACAAATGTCGAGGTCCGAAAAATCATCAAAGAAGTCGACCCAGAAGGGACTCGCAGAGTTTCCTTCGATGAGTTCTTCCCCGTGTACCAGTCCTTTAAAGGGAAAGTAGCCCGCAATAAAGCCAAGTCGGATGATTTCGTGGATAGTCTAAAGGTGTTTGATAGCGACGGATCCGGGTTTATTAGTGCCGGTGAGCTACGACACGTCCTGACGAGTATCGGCGAGAAACTATCAGACGAAGAGGCCGACTCTCTCTTCCAAGCGGTGGAATACAACCAGGGGCAGGTGAATTATGAGGAGTTCATCAAGTATGTGCTGTCTACATGA
- the LOC5516495 gene encoding protein N-lysine methyltransferase METTL21D isoform X1 — protein MADDNKIAAVDMTNLFTRELEGNYGNLVIKQAVSGDVGCVVWDAAIVLAKYLETDGFNVNYGLAKKRAVELGAGTGVVGLAAAAMGADVVGTDLEDFIPLIDLNKRTNGHLITGKFSARCLKWGSDVSSFLPHPDYVFIADCIYYEESLEPLVQTMNDLSGHQTSIFLCYEERRTGNKLELEKKFFKLTKKLFTLEEIPHSKQDPLYHSNDIHILHLRRHPPSDG, from the exons ATGGCGGACGACAACAAGATTGCCGCAGTAGATATGACCAACCTTTTTACTCGCGAATTAGAGGGGAACTATGGTAACTTAGTCATCAAACAAGCCGTGTCTGGCGACGTAGGATGTGTAGTGTGGGATGCTGCGATTGTACTTGCAAAGTACTTAGAGACCGACGGTTTTAACGTGAACTATGGACTAGCTAAGAAGCGCGCCGTGGAGTTGGGCGCAGGGACCGGGGTAGTCGGGCTTGCTGCGGCCGCCATGGG GGCTGATGTTGTTGGCACGGATTTAGAAGATTTTATCCCGTTGATAGATCTAAATAAACGAACGAACGGTCATCTGATAACCGGGAAGTTCTCAGCGAGATGTTTGAAATG GGGAAGTGATGTTTCATCTTTTCTTCCTCACCCTGACTATGTATTCATAGCAGACTGTATTTACTATGAAGAG TCTCTTGAGCCACTTGTCCAGACAATGAATGATCTTAGTGGACACCAGACCTCGATCTTTCTCTGTTATGAGGAGCGAAGAACTGGAAATAAGcttgaattagaaaaaaaattctttaag CTGACAAAGAAGCTATTTACATTGGAGGAAATCCCACATAGCAAACAAGACCCACTTTATCACAGTAATGACATTCATATTTTACATTTGAGAAGACACCCTCCATCTGATGGTTGA
- the LOC5516495 gene encoding protein N-lysine methyltransferase METTL21D isoform X2: MADDNKIAAVDMTNLFTRELEGNYGNLVIKQAVSGDVGCVVWDAAIVLAKYLETDGFNVNYGLAKKRAVELGAGTGVVGLAAAAMGADVVGTDLEDFIPLIDLNKRTNGHLITGKFSARCLKWGSDVSSFLPHPDYVFIADCIYYEESLEPLVQTMNDLSGHQTSIFLCYEERRTGNKLELEKKFFKTPSI, encoded by the exons ATGGCGGACGACAACAAGATTGCCGCAGTAGATATGACCAACCTTTTTACTCGCGAATTAGAGGGGAACTATGGTAACTTAGTCATCAAACAAGCCGTGTCTGGCGACGTAGGATGTGTAGTGTGGGATGCTGCGATTGTACTTGCAAAGTACTTAGAGACCGACGGTTTTAACGTGAACTATGGACTAGCTAAGAAGCGCGCCGTGGAGTTGGGCGCAGGGACCGGGGTAGTCGGGCTTGCTGCGGCCGCCATGGG GGCTGATGTTGTTGGCACGGATTTAGAAGATTTTATCCCGTTGATAGATCTAAATAAACGAACGAACGGTCATCTGATAACCGGGAAGTTCTCAGCGAGATGTTTGAAATG GGGAAGTGATGTTTCATCTTTTCTTCCTCACCCTGACTATGTATTCATAGCAGACTGTATTTACTATGAAGAG TCTCTTGAGCCACTTGTCCAGACAATGAATGATCTTAGTGGACACCAGACCTCGATCTTTCTCTGTTATGAGGAGCGAAGAACTGGAAATAAGcttgaattagaaaaaaaattctttaag ACACCCTCCATCTGA
- the LOC5516446 gene encoding type I iodothyronine deiodinase, giving the protein MLQSVRVALLFYAASALLVVGFGVLKLLQCFHCMERPLMRLFLFIATVEIRKDAYWANVFGWESLKAHLEMIQLELQREAVPGKIAPNPPLVSLDGKEKSHLLDHVRGSRPLIVNLGSCTCPVFMKRQSEFKKIVEEFMSVADFATVYIKEAHPSDEWKFEGNIEIQQPRTIQERCRAAQKLKELNKLHPSSRLLVDTMENLANKSFAGLPTRLYIIHDGRVQYAGGMGPTFYHTQDIMQWLAEYKKKSTRQRAKA; this is encoded by the exons ATGTTGCAATCTGTGCGAGTTGCTCTGCTGTTCTACGCGGCTTCTGCTCTGCTTGTTGTGGGGTTCGGGGTGTTAAAGCTGCTACAGTGCTTCCACTGTATGGAAAGACCGCTTATGAGACTTTTCCTTTTCATCGCTACGGTCGAAATACGGAAAGATGCGTACTGGGCGAACGTGTTCGGCTGGGAATCTCTAAAGGCGCACCTGGAAATGATACAATTGGAACTGCAGAGAGAAGCAGTACCGGGAAAAATTGCTCCTAATCCACCTCTCGTATCCCTagatggaaaagaaaaaagccATCTTCTGGATCACGTGCGGGGAAGTCGGCCTCTTATCGTAAACCTGGGAAGTTGCACTTGTCCCGTGTTCATGAAGAGACAAAGTGAATTCAAGAAAATCGTGGAGGAGTTTATGAGCGTCGCGGACTTTGCCACTGTCTACATCAAGGAGGCGCATCCCTCGGACGAATGGAAGTTCGAG ggtaacatcgaaatacaACAGCCTCGTACAATACAAGAGCGATGCCGCGCGGCACAAAAACTCAAAGAGCTTAACAAGCTCCACCCCTCTTCGAGACTCCTGGTCGATACAATGGAGAACCTCGCTAACAAGAGCTTCGCCGGGCTGCCTACCAGACTGTACATCATACATGACGGGCGTGTTCAGTATGCGGGTGGAATGGGACCAACTTTTTATCACACTCAGGATATCATGCAATGGCTTGCAGAATACAAGAAGAAATCCACTCGGCAGAGAGCAAAGGCGTAA
- the LOC5516494 gene encoding U8 snoRNA-decapping enzyme, producing MSTGRVISRANSLALVGYRHCCHVMLHTSIPEDVKLFRYYPIKNTILMQLRFDGRIGFSGGFVDDGEDLETAVNREVQEEMGQTSTPVGITEDNYVITHVQEEHIAELNLTKKLCLHFYAKEVPLNQFLELERRNSTTSNLDFEVLGAIRCPLYTLRDKKGGLPSFLLHNFVGNARLQLFIGIEKENLLSREELLEAVKLSGTNIELP from the exons ATGTCGACAGGGAGGGTCATATCTCGCGCCAATTCTCTCGCTCTTGTTGGGTACAGGCACTGTTGCCATGTGATGTTACATACATCTATACCGGAGGACGTAAAATTGTTTCGATATTACCCCATCAAGAATACCATTTTG ATGCAGCTCAGGTTTGATGGCAGAATAGGTTTTTCTGGAGGctttgttgatgatggtgaagaCTTAGAGACAGCTGTTAACAGAGAAGTACAAGAAGAAATGGGCCAGACTTCAACTCCTGTTGGGATAACAGAAGATAATTATGTCATAACACATGTACAAGAAGAGCATATTGCAGAACTGAATTTGACAAAGAAACTCTGTCTACATTTTTATGCTAAAGAAGTACCCTTGAACCAGTTTCTTGAGCTGGAAAGAAGGAATTCAACAACTTCAAATCTTGATTTTGAG GTTTTAGGAGCTATTCGCTGCCCTCTCTATACGCTAAGGGACAAGAAAGGGGGCTTACCAAGCTTTCTACTGCATAACTTTGTTGGAAATGCAAGACTACAACTTTTTATTGGAATTGAGAAAGAAAACCTATTGAGCAGAGAGGAGCTACTTGAAGCAGTAAAGCTAAGTGGGACAAATATTGAGCTCCCCTAA